Within Ipomoea triloba cultivar NCNSP0323 chromosome 9, ASM357664v1, the genomic segment ATGATTCTTGTGCACGTATTTGAGTGCATTGATTGAGTGTAGGTGTAGGTATATTTGAATGCTTATCAAGTAATGAAAACCACCCCAGCTTATAACTAGCCAGGCCTTATCTAGTGCTGTGATACTACACCTTTGTACTATTCCCTAATTTTTTTCCTCACCCCCACCCACCATACTCATTTTATATTTAactagagttaattttattttttaggtaaaaacttgtgtgagatcgtctcaccgtgagacagGTCAGttcaagataaaaatgtaatacttatacagttatacgcacaaatgtcatacttatatgctcaaatataatgcTAATcgggaataaaatttttgttacttatatggataaatgtaatacttttaagagaaaatacaatacttttacatttcgattaaaaaatgttatattttccctcaaaagtattatattttcccttataagtaagggacaagtgtcaacattacttattatgaaaaatgtaatactttttctcttataagtaacaaaatttgtattcttgattagtattatatttgagcatatacgtatgacatttgcacatataagtatgacatttgcatggtgcttcgacccgacccgactcatctcacgaataaggatctatgagacggtttcacacaagtgtgatcctattttttattatagatttataaaTGAACCTGGATGGTGTGGTTGAGTCAAAGGGACCATTTCATCCTTACTCAAAGGTTAATGATTCAATCATTGGCTTTTGGTGTGGAGCAGACTTAAATttatgaacattaatttttcttatagtATCATTGTAGCACGACTATTTTTCGTcatcctaaatttatatatattgttctttattttttcttttttaatttttcctccattttttatcctaattttatatatattgttcattttttttcaaaaaaaaatattgctcTTTAACTTTTCACTAGGTGGGCGTGAGTAGGCATTAGCCAATCGGGGTTTCACCACTTCATTTCACTTCAAATTAGAAATActttatcaataaaattttgacttatttcttcaacttttttttatttaatttgatcaaataattaaaataagtatttggtaagaatttgtttatttactttcttgaaATTTACGTTAAACATAAATAAAGCAACCAATATAGATGGAGTATATTTAATTGTAGGTTTGCAGCTTCAGTTAACTGTCCATTTTGTACGATTACTACTTGTACAAGTTTTTTCACATGGGACCCATCGGTCATGTTCTTGCACAAACTCTATGTCTGCGACAAATTAGAAGCAATTATCAAAATGCAGAATGCAAGTTTTCTGACCTGGATCTATTATTTAATTCCAATAACTAatatgttaggaataaaatacacccccaaaaaatcaataatataattaaatccCAATACTTATTTAGTATTGCGAATCATGGTGTCTGGGGGAGGAATGATCTTTTCGTGTTTAATTATTCATTCATATGATCGTATCCAAGTATATATTTAACTACTTTTATTGCATGTTTGATTAAAGGAATGTATTTTGAGAAATAAATATtctaatttagaaattaaatagataaggaataaaatataatttgtattttatggTTTCCAGAAGAAATGTACTTCAAGATTTCTATTTACTGTGTTGTGAAAATATCTTTTAGAcattttggaatttgatttgcagCCCTGTGCGAGAGAGtttctatgctatacaattcaacatcTTTATTTTGTAAACACTAAAAATAAGCTATGAGAAAGACAAAAGTGTTGGAAATTTTTAGTAAGAATTGCATTTAAGTGATCGgtttgtgatacaaatatatatgggGTTCACTTCTAAGAAGGGTCGGTCAATTTGAATTTGAGTTTTTATAAATGACacaaagagattgatatattgttcactcaaaatgaataatgtgTGAATGATAAAATGATTCTCAAAATAAACGTATTTAAGATTGAAAAATGGAGAAGTCGTACGGGGTTTGTTAAGCACCTTCCGGTGCTTGTGCTGCAAATAAGCACCTCTCTCGAGCTTTATAATTAAGCACCTCTCCGGTGCTTTGTAATTAAACACCATTTGGTGTTGTAATGGTAAGAACCCTTTGGTGTTTTACCATGCAGTAAGTACCGTTACGTTCTTTATCGACGATACATACTTTTGAAATGTGCTTTTTAGGTTTCacctttcttttcaaaaaaaaaaaaaaggtttaatcTTTCTGTGTACCATTTTAAAATGCATTAATTTTGATCCATAactattaattttgaattaattttaattttaagaatgAACTTTTGTAACCGCTTTGTTAATTCCTGTGATTCTCTTATTTCTAGTCTCCCTGAGATTCTCTTGttatatatatcatgtaatCTGTATCCTTCAACTATCTCATTGAATACGATACATTCAATTCTTATCGTCATAACTATGATCTTCCCAAATGAAGTGTCACAAGTTCAAACCCTAATAAAAACATTAACTCAAAAATATTAAactgtaatagagtcaattTTACTATGAAAAAAACCTCACAAAAGGAGGAAGGAATAGTCCAATAAAAAGGGAATTGATAGAGAATCCATGGCCAAAAGATAGGCGAATGGCCCCATCTCGTAAGTCGTAATCCCGTATGTGGACGTACGTACGTCttattgctttcttttttgtttactGCCATTTTATCATTTTAGATATATTCTCTCCCCTTTGTACCAATTTGCCACGATATCCTTACACCTTACCCCACCTTAAATTCTCCCAGCCTTGGAAATTCTTACATATCTCTCAAATGCCAATTCTCATCAGGGGAAGGTCTTTtctgaatatttaaaaaacaaaaaaaaaaaaaacaaacaaacaaaaagggATCGGAGAAAAGATTAAGACCTCCTATAGCGCGCATGTATATGTACCCACTACACTCTCACACTTCTTCTCTAGGCTAAACCATTTTCATTCTTACACTCTTTCTTGAATTATTCATCATCCCTTAGGCTTCTGAATTCTTATTCTCTTGAGTTCATACATAATTCCTAGTTCTGGAACTGAGATTATTGGAGGCGATGGATTGGGATTGGGAGTGGTTGAAGGAGTTCTTGAAGGGTATGATGAAGCCGGTGGCGGCGCTGGCGGTGGTGGCCATGGCGGTGGCCTTGTCCTACTTGCAGAGATTGGGGCTGGAACGAGAAATGGCGTATTCTATTTTCAGGGCTTTTCTTCAGCTCTCAATCATTGGCTTTGTTCTTCAGTTCATTTTCACCCAGGACAACGTTCTTTGGATACTTCTTGCTTATCTTTTCATGGTACACTTTCCACTTCCATCttcaacaataaaaaaaaaacaactttttttaaagataaatttGCTTCCTTTTTACTTTAAGAAGGAAACCCGTAGTGTGCACTGAATAAACATCGTCATTGTGACACCTAAATTAGCTAATCTAGGTTACTCATGACTGATTAGCTCAAATAGCAGTCATTATCCAAGAATGTACACTAGGTAAAAATTGTCTTGTAATTCTAATGATCTTGTAATAAACCCTAGTTCGATCACAAGTTTAAATTGCTCATAGCTGATTggttcaaactaagaaagttAATTAGTCACTTTGAATGAAAGTCAAACTTATAATTCAGTGACTGGTTTTCTCCCTCCTCTTTGATACAATGATTACAGTCATTTGTGATTCTATACTTGTTTGCTTGTAAGTTTCAGCATTCTTGGTGGATTATAAGCTCTCTTGGCCTTATGTTCTTGATAATCATGTTATTTTTTGTCAGAATACCGGCCAGATTCTTCATTCCTCTGCTAGTCTGCTTTATGTTTATGGTTTTCTCCTTTTCCTGCATCTACCTCCGACGTTGACCTTactaaatatatgttttttttttttttatgttcttgaaaatcatgtttatgtttttttagaaCTTGCTGGTACTTCCGTACTAAATCTTCTATGCTCGAGCAGTTATGGATGACTTGTCACTAGAAGTTATTGAGAAATATAACATAGTTTAAATCATGACCAATTAAAGCCATTGAGAAATAGATGGTAGTTTAAGAAGTATTGACTAAATGATTAAGACAAATGATAGATTATTATGTCACCCCGTTTACTTGGATTAATTTATGAACGTCAGAGCTAAATTGTTTAGGCTCTATGATTAAGAACCAACAAGGCATTGAATAATTGGGGGCATAGtgttatattgttttaatttgttgttgtgCAGGTATCAGTGGCTGGATATACAGCAGGTCAACGAGCGAAGCATGTGCCGCGAGGAAAGTATATTGCCGGGGTGTCCATCTTGGCTGGAACCGCCATGACAATGTTTTTGTTGGTGATCTTGAACGTCTTCCCTTTCACTCCCCGGTACATAATCCCGGTTGCAGGGATGATGGTTGGGAATGCCATGACTGTCACGGGTGTTACAATGAAAAAGCTTCGAGATGACATCAAAATCCAAATGGCCTTGGTATTTAAACCTGCACTCGttttggctctgtttggcataTCTAGtagctaatagcttattttggCCCTTTATGTTATACCAAACAGAGGTTATAGCTTAtttgtagcttaaaataaactataaactctacCAAACAGGACATTTGTATCTTTAGGTTTcaattttgtttgatttctgGTTCTGAAATTTCGTTTTCTGGTTTAATCAATCTTGATGCTAGGTGGAAACCGCTTTAGCTTTAGGCGCTACGCCTAGGCAGGCGACGGTTCAGCAAGTGAAGAGGGCGCTGGTTTTAGCGCTGTCTCCTGTCCTGGACAATGCAAAGACAGTCGGGCTTATATCCCTCCCGGGCGCAATGACAGGGCTTATAATGGGAGGGGCTTCTCCGTTGGAGGCCATTCAACTTCAGATTGTTGTCATGAATATGCTTATCGGGGCTTCAACCGTCAGCAGCATTCTCTCGACTTACCTCTCTTGGCCGTCTTTCTTCACCAAAGCATATCAGCTCGAAACAAAGGTTTTTTCCTCTGATTAAccattcataatttcataattcggCGAATATTGTTCGTTCTACGAAATCTTGGTGGCATTGTAAGTTGTATGATTGCCAAATGAACAATGTAGGACTTATGTTGCTATTTTTGTAGATTGATGTCAATTGTCACCCTTgttgattaattaatgattagCAATCAAAGAACAAAGATGGGTTTGATTTCTTTTTGacaattatattgttttcaaaTTACATTCACAAAAACAAATGGTTCTGACATCCTTAGAAAGGATTCAGGCCAGGGGGTTTTTACCAATAATATTCCCCTTAGGATAATAGGAACAGACAACATAGACACCTTTCTGATTGTTGCAGTAAACAAAAGTACTGCAACCAACTTTCTTGGTGGATTTCCATATGAGATTAGTGTAGTGTCCGCATTCACACCCGCCCCTCTCGGGCTTGCAAACGCAGACGTTTCTCCTGTGATCGAAATGCTTTTGCTCCTGGAACCAGGTCCGGACCACATCCCGGGGGGTGGACTCTCTGTAGAGCTGCCAAAAAATGTTTTCCCCATATTTGCCATTCCTGGAGTGGATCCTATAGTTGCAGTCATTCTTTCGTTGGACCGCCCAATCGTGGGCGAACTTGGCCAGGGTGGAGTCCCATTGCAGGGGAGGGGATCCCACCTTCGCCCTGAAATCGTTGTGAGCCCTGAGAAAGTCTTGTTGGATCCAATCATATTGGGGAACAAAAGGTTTCATCTGCATTGCAGGCAATGCTGCTGCTGTTAATAAGGGCTTCACAAGCCTCCTCTTGAGCTGGCTTCTTGGGATCCTGTGGTGGATAAGGGCGTCTGTGGAGGAGATGAATGTgatgaagaggaggaagaagatagACAGGGTTATGCCCTTTGCCATTGTTGTTGCTCCGGAGAAATGAATATGGGGATGAATTGATATTGGCTAGCTAGCTACTCGTATCTAAAATGAGAGGAGCGTGGAAAGAGGACCCGTGAGTGTTCATTTAGTTATATgggtttcatttcattttcttgttCTTGATTGATTCACGGTTCATCATCCATCTAACTTCACCTTTAACCACATATCTATTCTATAAGGTCGGGACTTGGGGGTAAATATATACACGgattaatagttaaaatttcataattttttatattaactaCATCATGTTTAATTCATGGAATAAGTCATGAATGGAATTGTTGTAAATTCGGCATTCATTAACTCAGTTCTCCAAGATCATGTTAGTGTAGTGTAGTTGTACGTCAAGAACAATAcagagagaaaaagagaaaaagtaaagTGAAGAGAAAACTGAAAATGCAGGAATTGCCTTTTcattaataattattgtttgtatatatatacaccaaagATAATCCTACACAAACAACATAGAAGTAGCGAAAAGTGGGGTAATAGCcacatgtaaaataaatatttataaaccACCCATCCATTATCTTACAATACtcaagcctcgttaaaaacctcgctagaaaaacccaGTGGAAAAATCTAGTAGAAAAAATAGTACACGATATATGTGAAATCACGTGTTACACCGGCCTTattaaaaaccttagcctaAGAAAAATCTAGTGAGAAAAAACCTAACTAAGAATAAAATAGTACAACCACAAGCCTTCCAGGCATAATCTTCAGGGTCTGTCCATTCAAGTGTGCTTATATGTTGTTGCTCCCCTTGAAGACAACAACCTTCCAATCTTGCGCATCCCAATTTTATGagcatatttttcaaaagtgTGATGTAGGCAAGGATTTAGTGAACAAATCTTCTAGATTGACACTATAGCGAACTTTTTCAAAAAGAAGTTTACTACTCCTCTAAAGTTCATGTggataaaacaacttagttCAATGTGTTTTGTAAGGTTTTCCTTAGCATACTCACTACTCATCTATGCAACACATGCAACCTTGTCTTCATACAGGACAGTGGGGTATCGTCTCTGCTCGCAATACCACACGAGTTATAGATATGACGTATCAATGACCTCAACCATATGCATTCTCGTGAGGCCTCATATAATGCAATGATCTTCGAGTGATTAGACAAGGTAGCAACTAGGAATTATTTAACAGACCTCCAAGATAATGTTATACTTATTACAAAGAAAAACATAACCAGACTAGGATTTGGCATTATGGAGAATAGATATTAATTatagcatgtttggttcattgaatatgttaggaatataataaaatttctaagaATAGACCTATTCAATTATTTGTCTAGACCTTTTGTTTTTGTGAATGGAGTTCATGGGAGAAAGCTATTCCATTTGCAATATGAATAACCATTTCTAGGGAGCCCatggtattagctattcctaAGCTATCGAGAAGACGGGAATAACTTTAATATTAGAATGCCAACAATACCTTATACACacatggttatatatatatgtgtgtatatatatatatatatatatataggatcgcgttcaggtgcgtactggccgcccaggagagaactgcggacgaatcacagagcgccacgtgtccggaatgtagttgcacataacgttataactaggtgcacgtaatgttataactaggtgcacataggtgcacccaggtgcataaatgttaacaaggcaaattacttgcacctgcaagtgaaaataggtgcacacgtgcaagtaaaatgtattacaagtacaagtaaattgtacaatgagcatcaatactaagtgcacctaatgttataactaggtgcacctattgctataactaggtgcacataggttgcaaccaggtgcatgaatgttaacaaagtaaattacttgcacaagtgcaaataaaatgtattgcagatgcaagtaaaatgtattacaggtgcaagtgaatggtacagtgagcatcaatactaggtgcacctaatgttataactaggtgcaacctatgttataactaggtgcacctaggttgcacccaggtgcatgaatattaacaaggtaaaattacttgcatttgtgagtgaaagtatttgcgaaaataggtgcatgaatattaataaggtaaattacttgcacttgtaagtgaaaatagatgcgaaaataggtgcacttgtaagtgaaactaggtgcacttttaagtgaaactaggtgcacttgtaagtgaaactaggtgcaccaaagttccagttatttacgaaaatgccaccgcgtcatttttttaaaattgcatctgattcgttgatctggacacgtggacggctgtgNNNNNNNNNNNNNNNNNNNNNNNNNNNNNNNNNNNNNNNNNNNNNNNNNNNNNNNNNNNNNNNNNNNNNNNNNNNNNNNNNNNNNNNNNNNNNNNNNNNNNNNNNNNNNNNNNNNNNNNNNNNNNNNNNNNNNNNNNNNNNNNNNNNNNNNNNNNNNNNNNNNNNNNNNNNNNNNNNNNNNNNNNNNNNNNNNNNNNNNNNNNNNNNNNNNNNNNNNNNNNNNNNNNNNNNNNNNNNNNNNNNNNNNNNNNNNNNNNNNNNNNNNNNNNNNNNNNNNNNNNNNNNNNNNNNNNNNNNNNNNNNNNNNNNNNNNNNNNNNNNNNNNNNNNNNNNNNNNNNNNNNNNNNNNNNNNNNNNNNNNNNNNNNNNNNNNNNNNNNNNNNNNNNNNNNNNNNNNNNNNNNNNNNNNNNNNNNNNNNNNNNNNNNNNNNNNNNNNNNNNNNNNNNNNNNNNNNNNNNNNNNNNNNNNNNNNNNNNNNNNNNNNNNNNNNNNNNNNNNNNNNNNNNNNNNNNNNNNNNNNNNNNNNNNNNNNNNNNNNNNNNNNNNNNNNNNNNNNNNNNNNNNNNNNNNNNNNNNNNNNNNNNNNNNNNNNNNNNNNNNNNNNNNNNNNNNNNNNNNNNNNNNNNNNNNNNNNNNNNNNNNNNNNNNNNNNNNNNNNNNNNNNNNNNNNNNNNNNNNNNNNNNNNNNNNNNNNNNNNNNNNNNNctatatatatatatatatatatatatatatatatatatatatatatagggtcatgttcaggtgtggacGCGCCTTCCCGTTCGGCcagtgcggtttacaccactcaatgttaagaaatgcaccattcaatattaagaaatgcaccacacaaatatgcattattaGGTACGCAttaccaaaaacacaccactaggtatgaaaaaatacaccacacagtgttcagaaatgcacaatcAGAAACAGGGGAGCTATGAGgcgtttttatgcattttcattatggtgcatttcgtaatattgagtgatgcatttcttaacattgagtggtgtaaaccgcagagccacacgggaaggcgcggccacatttgaacatacttttatatatatatatatatatatatataataaaagactaaaagtggacaaCTGGCTATAACAATGGAATTAACACCCTTTTATGTACTCTGCGTAACACAAGAGCCGTTAAAACAACGCGCGAATTTCTCAATCAACCTTCTCACGCCACCGCCAAACTTAAGAACTTTGCTAGGACACCTCCGCCTCTCAGGACGATCCTCCTCCATCTCTATCCGCCACCGTCTCCGGCGTCGCAGACACAGCTCCATTttcaacaaaaaagaaaagaagaaacatTCATGACACTCTATCGTCGAATTCCAATCTTATCCCTTTTTCTTCTCCGCTGGCTTCCTGGTAATTTTGCTTAAGCTGGacctttctttaaaaaaaaaattttaatttaatttgacttCTAGTTGTTAATCGCGTTGATTGGCTGATATTTCGTTTCAATTTATTGATTAATTACTTACAAATTACAATTGCTGCCaaaatttttctctctttttctgttttgaagatttggtttgtttttatttttattatgattgggttttgtttatgtatgtatttttatttgcaGAAGTGGTAACAGCGGCAACTGTTACACTTGATTCGATTGAAATATATAACACTCATGAATTCCTGGGATTGCAACCAACGGTTTTCTTTCGGTGTAATGGGGAAAACCAGACAACTTTGCCAGATGTGAAGGAGAAAGGTGTTTTGTATAGATTTAAAGGTGAAGAGTCCTGGCAGGTGCCTTTATATTTCactgcaactttatttcttttcttttagcAACATTGAATAAACTTATAGTTAGTTGAATGTAACTTGAGATTAGATGTTTTATGTGGGGAATATATGATATCACcaaaaaaaagggaagaaagTTCCTTCC encodes:
- the LOC116028445 gene encoding pathogenesis-related protein PRB1-3; the protein is MAKGITLSIFFLLFITFISSTDALIHHRIPRSQLKRRLVKPLLTAAALPAMQMKPFVPQYDWIQQDFLRAHNDFRAKVGSPPLQWDSTLAKFAHDWAVQRKNDCNYRIHSRNGKYGENIFWQLYRESTPRDVVRTWFQEQKHFDHRRNVCVCKPERGGCECGHYTNLIWKSTKKVGCSTFVYCNNQKGVYVVCSYYPKGNIIGKNPLA
- the LOC116028444 gene encoding protein ALUMINUM SENSITIVE 3; amino-acid sequence: MDWDWEWLKEFLKGMMKPVAALAVVAMAVALSYLQRLGLEREMAYSIFRAFLQLSIIGFVLQFIFTQDNVLWILLAYLFMVSVAGYTAGQRAKHVPRGKYIAGVSILAGTAMTMFLLVILNVFPFTPRYIIPVAGMMVGNAMTVTGVTMKKLRDDIKIQMALVETALALGATPRQATVQQVKRALVLALSPVLDNAKTVGLISLPGAMTGLIMGGASPLEAIQLQIVVMNMLIGASTVSSILSTYLSWPSFFTKAYQLETKVFSSD